The genomic region TTACATATCCCAAGAGGCTAAATCCATACTGATCGTTGTAAAAGCTTGTGCTTCTTCTTCCACTAACAACCTCTAGCAATAGAACTCCAAAACTGAATACATCTGATTTCTCTGAAAATTGCCCTCGCATTACATACTCAGGAGACATATAACCACTGTATTTTAACATTAAAAACAACACCAATTACAATTCTGACCTAAACTTGTTCATGAGTAGgtccaaattaaaattaaataataaaagtataaaataatatattctttactattttaatttttaacaatgGTAAAATGAGTCCATAGATCAAACTAAGCCAAACTAAATTTAGGTCTAGGCATATAATTTTTTTAACCATCGGACTTGATCCATCAATAGATATATCTATACcatattttatcaaaaaaaaaagaataataaaattaaatgataGGGAGAAAGTTCCAACTTACTAAGTTCCAACAACCCTTTTAGTGTTAGCTTGATTTTCATTGCCTCCGAAAATCCTAGCCATCCCAAAATCCGAAATTTTTGGGTTTAATTCTTCATCAAGTAAAATGTTACTTGCTTTTAGATCTCTGTGTATAATCTTTAGCCTTGAATCTCTATGAAGATAAAGCAATCCTCGACTAATCCCTTCAATAATGTTGAATCGTTTTCTCCAACCCAAAACATCTTTTTTAGCTGGATCTATGACAAAACTTAAACAATAAGACCTCaaaatttatagttaatttcTATAATAGTGGATCTAAAATACAATCATCCTTGTATTTTCTACCATATTGTATTAATTGTGATTGTGGAAAGAATTGATGTTATGTCAATCAATTGAAATAAATATTGAACAGTGAAGAGAGTCAAAATATTTCGTTGCTGCCATTCAAATCTCAGAATATAATTACATTATAGACATGTCCATGACCAAGCCATAACCTATTTTTCATATCCTCTTCCACAAGTTTGCACAAAATCAACTAGGCGACCAATTTTATTGCTTAAAAAAAGTTAGAATCAGActtctatattttataattactaGCTTCTAATGTGACATATGTGTgattttgatatttaattaatttttaaatattaaatttttaagggTAAGCTATAAAGATAATCATTCAATTAAAGTGTTTCTATTTAATGTTAcagaaatttaatattttggtcACCCTTGTGTTAAATCATTAATAGTTATTTGATGGCAGAATATCCTTACATAACGATTGTTTAATAGAAAAAAGGGTCACTATTTGCCACCCATACAACAGTTTGTTCGGGGATTTGATGGTACAATATCCCTACAGAACGATTGCTGGAGTTAGCCAAGCTGAAGAATCCCAATCGGAAAATACCATTCTGGGAGATTACAATTCAGGGTCTTTGATGGATTTTGATGGTGTTATGGTATCTAAAGCAGTGGCAAATAGCAAGTAAAAGCAAGATATTAAAGATGGTAAAACATAGCAGATAATAGTTTTTCCCATAATCTCTACCCAGAACTTTGACGTCATTTAAATAACTTTGACTAATACAGGTAGCTGTTGTCAAACCGATGAATTTACTCTCTCATTTGAATAACTTTGACTAATGAAGCACATGATattctttttcaaaattattttctggATTATTCTTTTAACAACGACCGAGTCTtgttaaggaaaaaaaaaaggtctCTTACCAATTATAATATACTTTATGGCATAAGTTTATGCTTTTCCTTGCctaacattttttaaaaattaattcaaagaTCTAATAGTTTTCGAAGAACTTTGCCTCTCCTTTAGAGTTCCACGTAATTGAGCTCTAAATTTAATTGAGGTCTAATATAACTATTGGGTATCAAAAAATcactaataaaaattaaaaaagattaGAATAGGTTACTAACCAAATAGAAACGCGTACAAACTTTTGTTAGGCATGTACTTGTAGATCAGCATCTTCTCTTCTCCATCAACACAACACCCAAATAATCTAACCAGATTTGGATGTTGGAGTTTTGAAATCACCACCACTTCATTCATAAATCCTTCCAACCCTTACCCCGAACCTTTTGACAATCTCTTAAATGCTCTTTCCTTTCCATCATCTAATGTTCCCAGCACACATAATCCAGTTCATAAGACTTGATAGAAGGAAAATGTCATTTCATCGATCATGTATTTTCCGAAAATCACCATTGTTTATTACCCTGTAAACTAGACAGAAGCCACTTTGCCTTAGCTTTTTTGCATGATGGAAGTTGTTTATCGTAGTGACAAGTTCTATGAAACTAGATAGTGGCAACTGCTAGAGTTTAACTTCGATTGAATTTTCTTCTATATTTTCACTATAAAATTGGTGTTCGATCTATTTACAAATTGGATATTTTCGTAGAAAAGTTACCCTCATGGAAGATAGTTAGAACTACTACTCTTATGTTTGTAAAGATTTGAAAGCCCCAAATGCATGGTctcataatattttaaaaaatatattagaatAAGTTACTAACCAAAGAGGAAAGCATCCAAACTTTTGTTGGGCATATATTCGTAGACAAGCATCTTCTCTTCTCCTTCAACACAACAGCCAAACAATCTAACCAGATTTCGATGTTGAAGCTTAGAGATCACCGCCATTTCATTCATAAATTCTTCCAACCCTTGCACCGAAGCTTTCGACAATCTTTTTACTGCTATTTCCTTCCCATCATCTAATGTTCCCTACACACAAAATTCAACTCACAAGACTTGATAGAAAAAAGGAAAATGTCATTTCATTGACACTGAATTTGCAAATCGCCATTATTTATTACCTTGTAAACTGGACCGAAACCACCCTGCCCTAGCTTTTCTGCGTGATTGAAGTTGTTTGTCGCGGTGGCAAGTTCTTCGAAATTGAATATGGGCAGCTGCTGGAGTTTTACTCCAATTGAATTTTCTCCTATATTTTCACTACAAATTTGGTGTTTGACCTCTTTTTGTTTTTTATTCCCGCCTGAGATAAGATGGATGTAGTTAGTACCATATTGGTGAATGTACCCCTTTTATCTTAATATTCGTGTATATATTCATAGCCTAAGTTTTAATttcttaataaattataaatacatttaaatatttttcatatatattacCTTTATTTTTAGCCATCCTACACCATAAGAAGAGTGCAGAAATTGTAATAACTACTATGCCCGCAATTGCTGTTGTAATAACAGTGACCTTTCTACTTTTCCCTTTATCTGCAAATAGGGAAACTTGGTTAATAACTTCAACACCAAAAAGGCAGATATTTGACGCAATTTATCAAACACATGGTCGACACTCAGAAAATTTACCCAGTTCCGAAGAAGGCAGACGAATGTAAAGATCGACTCCGAGACTGGAGAGTTTCTTGACATCAACCAAATCTCCACTCCACAACATGCAACCAATGCCATCATCATACGCATAAGCCACGCACGAACAATTCTTCATGCATTCATCTTTGCAGTCACCGTTAACTATTAATGACCGGTACAGAAAGGTCGGCACTTTCATCATCTGCATCTCCAAAAACTCATCATCACCTTGGCCTGCTCCACTGCCATTGTTGTTATCTCTTTGGCACTGCAAAGGGGTATTCCTAAAACACCCACTACTCCAATTACCTCTACTCCATTCCTCTGCATTCCTAGGCTTAAACCCCTTTAAGCAACTGCAAATGGGTCGTTTCGATGAATCGCATATGCCAAATGCCCCACAGATTCCATAAACATCACAATCTGATTCATGACTAGGATACCTGTTTATCCAGTTCCCTTTATCCGCATCCCATCTCCGTTCAATGAATTTTCCCTGAGAATCTAATTCATAGTATATCAACCTAAAGTCATTAGAATATTCATAAGTGATATAGTACGGTTGTTGTGGATTATCTGCAACAACATCAAACCCATCAAAATTAACGGTGTACATATATACTATGCCAATAAAGATATTCCCATTCCATGGACCGGTCCGAAAATAGAGCTGGTTATCCTTCCGAATGACAAGCTCTGGGATGTTGAAATGTTCAAAACCAAGAGAAAAGTTACCATCAGATGGATCATCAATGCTTTTCCATGATTTCAGCTCCACTTTACGACCCGTTTTTATTTCAACGCCGATCTTCATTGTTTGAAGGAATACATTACAAGGGTGTTGAAAACTCTCCCATAAGCTGCTTCCTGCATCGTCACCATTACTGAGAACGAGGTTTCCTAAGTCCGAAAGCTGGGCAGTTGTTGCATTAGGAGCTGTATTGGTAACATTTGATGACCAGAGAATCTCAGTTTTGCCATTCAAAACAACAAGGTTGCCATCATCTGATATGTTGAGAATCCCTGAAGAGTCTTTGAGAGGCCTGTTTCTATTTGCCACCCACACAACAGTTTGTACGGGGATTTGATGGTACAATATCCCTACATAACGATTGCTGGAGTTAGCCAAGCTGAAGAATCCCAATCGGAAAATACCATTCTGGGAGATTATAAATTCAGGGTCTTTGATGGATTTTGATGGTGTTACGGTATCTAAAGCAGTACCAAACTGCAAGCAAAAACAAGATACTAAACCTAATAAAACAGAGCAGCTAATAGTTTTTCCCATAATCGCTTCCCAGAACTTGGAATTAGTTGGGGGATCTTTAAGGATTTACATTAAATGAACTCAAATCAAATTTctttctagttttttttttttaaaaaaagaagatGATAGGATGTAATGATGTTTCCTGGCAGCTGCAAATGTTTATATCAAAATTTGAAGTTTCTTCAAGAGCTAGtcgcctctttattttctttgcgTTTCTGTCGACTTTTCCTTGATGGGATTGCAGTACCAAAAAAATCAACTACAACATGCCATCCTGTTCATTCCAATTTTTGCTTTGCATGATGAGTTAATGATAAAATATTGTAGGAAAagattaaaatcaaaattaaatttaaaaaaattacctCATTAGTCAATCaacttttgcttttattttgtttacccaaaatgaaatttttataatttcaatcaCTCAACTTTTAGGGCGTTTTGATTTTAGTCAACCAACCATTAAATCTTTAATTAATGGCAGTTGATTATACAAGCTACATCATGTTCACACTTtaattttagtcactcaacttttaggttatttttattttggttaccTCAAAAATATTGATCGGGGTAAAAACAAaaggattaaaataaaaaatagtaaaaactaaaataatgttttaaaattatcaaattgtACTTGTTTACTCCCTTGTTTGGAGTTCTAAttttttcaatattaaaattttaaatttcaaaacatcaaaacatcaaaatcaattaaataaattataaaaattttgaaatggtcaactcatttattattataatgttgaaattaattaatttaattaatttaatctccttctaaattttaatattttattttatgtttgaaatattttaaattttaataaattattttaatattttggaaCACCTACACACCTCAGCAAAATGGTGTTAGTGAGAGGAAGAATCGAACTTTGATGGATATGGTCAGGTGCTTAATGTTTGAAAGGAATTTGCCTAAGACATTTTTGGCAGAGGCAGTTACCACTACAGTTTACCTTCAAAATAGGCTACCAACCAATGCATTGGTTCAGAAAACTCTATTTGAGGCATGGTTTGGGTTCAAACCATCACTTGCTCACCTGAAGGTCTTTGGTTGCATCTGATATGCACATGTTCCTACTGTCAAGAGGGACAAGTTAGCCAAGAAAGCTCAACCTAGTATCCTGGTGCGTTATAGCAGTGTGAAGAAAGGCTACAGGATCTTGGATCCTTCATTTAACAGGGTCTTTGTGAGCAGAGACGTAGTATTTAATGAGAAGTCAAGCTGGAACTAGGATAAAAATGAGCCAGAATGTGTTACTAAAGACTTGGTGACAGATCAGATTGAAGGTGATCAAGATGAACCTAAAATGGACATTGATGATGTGCCAGCTAGAGGAATCAGACCATTGGTTGAAATATATGAGAGAGCTAAAGTGGCTGTTGTTGAACCAAGCTGCTTTGAACAAGCTGAAGCTCAACAAGGATGGAAACAAGCCATGCTCGATGAAATTAGCATGACTAAAAAGAATCAGACTTGGGAGCTAGTTGCAAGGCCAGCCAACAGGAAGGCCATAGGAGTGAAATAGGTGTTTCGAGCCAAGCATAATGCTGATGGAACTTTGAACAAGCTAAAAGCAAGGCTGGTAGTAAAAGGATTCAGTCAGAGGTATGGCATTGACTACCTTGAAACATTTGCACCAGTGGCCAGGCTTGACATAATTAGGCTACTAGTTGCTTTGGCTGCACAAAAGCAATGGCAAATACATCAACTAGATGTAAAATCAACATTCATCAATGGTTTTCTTGATGAGGAGATATATGTTGAGCAGCCTAAAGGATTCAAAGTTGTTGGTAAAGAGGATAAAATGCACAAGTTGAAGAAGGCCTTGTATGGCTTGAAACAAGCACCAAGAGCCTAGTATGATAGAATTGACAGCTACCTACCTAGTTTGGGATTTGAAAGAAGCATCACTGAGCCTACCTTGTATATGAAGAAGGAATGTGATGAAACACAGCTCATAGTCTCCTTGTATGTGGATGATCTACTAGTGACAGGAAGCAACAATACCATGTTGGTTGATTTCAAAGGAAAAACGAAGAATATGTTCGAGATGCCAGACTTGGGACAAATGTCCTACTTCTTTGGCATGGAAGTGTCTCAAACTCAGTAAGTAAGTCAGAAGGCATTTGCCTTGAAGATTCTGAACAAATTTCCTTGCTGAACTGTAAGGAAACAAGTACACCAGTTACTGTTGGAGAGAAGCTGTCAAGCCAAGGTGATTTCGAGAAAGTTTTTGAAACAACCTATAGGAATTTTGTTGGATGTTTGCTCTATTTGACAGCTACAAGACCAGACATCATGTTTGCTGTAAGTCTGCTATATAGATTCATGCATTGCAGCAATTTAAAGCATCTACAAGCTGCCAAAAGAGTTCTCAGGTACATCAAAGGTACACTGAGCTTTGGAATGATGTTCACCAAGGTTGATAGCATGAAGCTACTTGGTTATGCTGATAGTGATTGGGCTGGATCGATAGATGATATGAAGAGCACCTCAGGGTATCTGTTTACCCTTGGATCAGCCTATTTTTGTTGGAGTTCGAAGAAGCAAAATGTTGTTGCTCAATCAACTGCTAAAGCTGAGTATGTACCAGCTGCTAGTGCTATTAACCAAGCCATTTGGTTAAGGAAGATCATGACAAACTTGAATCTTCACCAAAGGGAAGCAACAGAGATCAAATGTGACAACCAGTCTGCTGTTGCAATTTCAAAGAATCCAGTGTTCTATGGGAGAACAAAGCACTTCAAGATTAAGTTTCATTTTGTTAGGGAGATGGAACAAACTCAAGAGGTGAAACTGATTCATTGCAGTTCTGAGGATCAGCTTGCTGATATCTTGACAAAACCCCTTAGTGTGTCAAGGTTCATGCATTTGAGAGTCAAAATGGAAGTATACAGCATGCAAGCCAAGAAGTGTTGAAGTTGGCCTGCATGCAGCACATGAAGCAGAACAAACCACCTGGGCCATGCATGCAGCAACTGAAGCACATTGCTGCTGttgtattttattttgttttgttactttaattgttgttttgtaaCTTAGTTATATTTGAACTAAGTAGGTGACATATTTGATGTAATTAGGTTAACCTTGAGCTGTTAAATCAGCTTTGCAAAATGTACAAGTTATGTACATGTATTGGCATCAAACTTTCTTTCATTGTTAATGAAAAATCATCAGAATTCTTCATTCAGTTCGCTTTTTCTTTGCTTTCTTTTGTCCTTCAAGCCCAATTCTATTTTGTTTGCTTAGCAAGTATCGAGTCTTCTAGCTCAAGAAACTGCTAACTTCATTCATCTCTCATTCTTAGTTCCAACAAAAATTCATAAGCCATGTAAAACATTTGTTGTTGATTGTTATAGTATTCACAATACACATATGTTTAATGTGTAATTAGATAAGTGGTTACTCAGTTAGAATTTGCTAggcttgtaatatcctgattttgggcctagtcggaatagtggtttcgtgaccacaaaatccgagatataaataattattttatgattattttaaggtctatgatatgattgcatgattgtgtgaaaatttcgtgaatttatgcataaagtgcttaatttgaaatttgggactaaattgaataaattgcaaaacttgtgttctagaagtattttgcataaaattgaattagattattaattagaggtccttaaagagtaattttaccaatttctaagtctatggacaaaaattggacatggatggaatttttggaaagtttagtagtaagggcattttggtcatttaggggtaaaatgaattaaaatacaaaattaaaagccaattttgctcatcttcaaccccatggccgaatatagcaaggagaaaccatggctagggtttttcaagcttccaagctcgattgtaagttcgttctagcctcgtttttaatgatttttacgtttttggagtcccggtagctcgatttagcttatgctagcaataatttaacctagggtttatatttggaaaaatacccataggtgaaatttgtgtattttggtgttttatgatagaatatgaggttttaaattatgttagacaacttgtgctactcggttttaagtgaaaacgagcaaaagggcttaatcggtaaaaatacctaatagtcataagtacatgttagagtgagaatttgatgttgccatagaaggaaaaatgatcagtatgtcataaaacataagaaaataggcgaattttaatttacgagctttggggcaaaagtgtaaatatgcaaaagtttaggggcaaaattgtaatttttcaaaaatatgattttgggtcaatttgaataatgtgagtcctaattagactatattttaaatgatagagcaaggaaactgaaattcgggctaaaatggggaaaataccaagttgtggacgaaatggtaaaatagccattttagcatacgaggtaagttcatgtgtaaataatgtagcataattgttatttttaagttattgatattaattatgtgttatgctgaattttattatgaaatgtatgctttgtggttaatttcaaataatatgtaaattatgtgaactacttgttaaatataattgttaccgagtattgatttggcattctacggacggcaaggataagtgttcgaggaaaagcccttttgaaccttaggaatagattaggatacaagtgacatgtcactaggatggttgagcatccgaactcgttgagttgagtccgagttcacttatggatgcgaatgtccgaactcgttgagttgagtccgagttcgtgagatgtaactaggcatccgaactcgttgagttgagtccgagttcacttatggatgcgaacgccgagctcgttgagttgagtccgagtttgcttatgggcgggttacatgattgcttgattgaatatgtggcacttatgtgcaagttatccatgtatccgaattatattcgatgtgttcaacgggtaaagttctactcaaatggaggaatactcaagatgaaagggacgtattggtaagtgttgtgaaatggataatttgaacaggtatgtacttaacccttgggttgaaaactcgatataacaacaatatggtaagatgataaatgaaaaggtgatatgaatgtcttggtgatgattatgcaaatgatgttttatgtttgcttatatggttatgttacttgctatttgcatgtgagcttactaagcatttatgcttactcctccttttcattccttgtagtgttgacaagccagctcgaaatcggaagcggtcggaggcacgctcacactatccgtataccatcttgacataatgacttgtatattttgagtatggcatgtatagcattataatcattttgtatatatggtcttatgatatggttattgagtggtatggagatagaaatgcttggtaatgattagccattggaatggctaatcatgatcatatttggtattatgtatgtcaaattgctagctaatccatggaaaccatgaaataggtaaaatttaccataaaatagattcagacagcagcagtgacgtgagtttgaaaaatcactaaaaatagtataaatggaattaaataatgaataaattatggaatcgaagcttgatgagtctattttcatatggaataagagaaacaggtatatgagctatattttatgagatgtttaaatttttgtgaaacagggccagagagatttctggatcccctgttctgagtttggaaattcaccataaattttacaaagataattagaagtcatgctttatatgtacagattccttattgagtctagttttattagagataaacggcatagtcattgaagctctgtacagggagatatctgattcgtaatacactgaggtcagagtagttgaaccctgaaacaggggagactttaactaataaactgtactaattggcccaactaaaaattctagaaaaaaattagtagatatatatatgagtctagtttcaggaaaaatttacggaattggatttcgagtttcgtaactcgagatatgatttttaaaacgactgtgatgcagttagccagcttgtctggaaattttaaaatgaattgtatgagctgtttaattaatgaattaagtccgttaacacctcgtgtttgactccgcaacggtctcggtgcgggtgttacatttagtggtatcagagcaggtttagtcggttctcggactaacctagcatgtgtaaaagtttagctatacatgccagcgatccgtgatagtgtgatgtcttccgacgcgtataagtaccgtcttatttaggcaggtactctccaaccgagctgcgccaaccatgttcaatgttaagtaaaggtatttgagtaaaattatgattatgataagtctcggttcagaaaagtatgaataaaggtttatgatacatatgtgataatatgtgagatgaaagttcatgttgtgataaatattcatatttgcttaatgctcatatgatgtagtgtatgtggcttacttg from Gossypium arboreum isolate Shixiya-1 chromosome 1, ASM2569848v2, whole genome shotgun sequence harbors:
- the LOC108481761 gene encoding G-type lectin S-receptor-like serine/threonine-protein kinase At1g11330 isoform X1, with the protein product MGKTISCSVLLGLVSCFCLQFGTALDTVTPSKSIKDPEFIISQNGIFRLGFFSLANSSNRYVGILYHQIPVQTVVWVANRNRPLKDSSGILNISDDGNLVVLNGKTEILWSSNVTNTAPNATTAQLSDLGNLVLSNGDDAGSSLWESFQHPCNVFLQTMKIGVEIKTGRKVELKSWKSIDDPSDGNFSLGFEHFNIPELVIRKDNQLYFRTGPWNGNIFIGIVYMYTVNFDGFDVVADNPQQPYYITYEYSNDFRLIYYELDSQGKFIERRWDADKGNWINRYPSHESDCDVYGICGAFGICDSSKRPICSCLKGFKPRNAEEWSRGNWSSGCFRNTPLQCQRDNNNGSGAGQGDDEFLEMQMMKVPTFLYRSLIVNGDCKDECMKNCSCVAYAYDDGIGCMLWSGDLVDVKKLSSLGVDLYIRLPSSELDKGKSRKVTVITTAIAGIVVITISALFLWCRMAKNKGGNKKQKEVKHQICSENIGENSIGVKLQQLPIFNFEELATATNNFNHAEKLGQGGFGPVYKGTLDDGKEIAVKRLSKASVQGLEEFMNEMAVISKLQHRNLVRLFGCCVEGEEKMLVYEYMPNKSLDAFLFDPAKKDVLGWRKRFNIIEGISRGLLYLHRDSRLKIIHRDLKASNILLDEELNPKISDFGMARIFGGNENQANTKRVVGTYGYMSPEYVMRGQFSEKSDVFSFGVLLLEVVSGRRSTSFYNDQYGFSLLGYAWKLWREGDICGIVDEVILESETYSKNENEKEIWRCIHVGLLCVQEFAKDRPTMPTIVSMLNSEISDLNTPKQPAFTEAPLLSHDDEDRASFNDVTLTNLDGR
- the LOC108481761 gene encoding G-type lectin S-receptor-like serine/threonine-protein kinase At1g11330 isoform X2; the protein is MGKTISCSVLLGLVSCFCLQFGTALDTVTPSKSIKDPEFIISQNGIFRLGFFSLANSSNRYVGILYHQIPVQTVVWVANRNRPLKDSSGILNISDDGNLVVLNGKTEILWSSNVTNTAPNATTAQLSDLGNLVLSNGDDAGSSLWESFQHPCNVFLQTMKIGVEIKTGRKVELKSWKSIDDPSDGNFSLGFEHFNIPELVIRKDNQLYFRTGPWNGNIFIGIVYMYTVNFDGFDVVADNPQQPYYITYEYSNDFRLIYYELDSQGKFIERRWDADKGNWINRYPSHESDCDVYGICGAFGICDSSKRPICSCLKGFKPRNAEEWSRGNWSSGCFRNTPLQCQRDNNNGSGAGQGDDEFLEMQMMKVPTFLYRSLIVNGDCKDECMKNCSCVAYAYDDGIGCMLWSGDLVDVKKLSSLGVDLYIRLPSSELDKGKSRKVTVITTAIAGIVVITISALFLWCRMAKNKGGNKKQKEVKHQICSENIGENSIGVKLQQLPIFNFEELATATNNFNHAEKLGQGGFGPVYKGTLDDGKEIAVKRLSKASVQGLEEFMNEMAVISKLQHRNLVRLFGCCVEGEEKMLVYEYMPNKSLDAFLFDPAKKDVLGWRKRFNIIEGISRGLLYLHRDSRLKIIHRDLKASNILLDEELNPKISDFGMARIFGGNENQANTKRVVGT